Below is a window of Deinococcus seoulensis DNA.
CTTGGCCTTGTTGGGGGTCGCGCTGCCTTTCTGCAGGCCGGCGGCCTTGCGGATCAGGTAGCTCATGGGGGGGGTCTTGGTGATGAAGGTGAAGGAGCGGTCGGCGAAGATGGTGATCTCGACGGGGATGATCGCGTCACCCTTGTCGGCCGTCATCGCGTTGAACGCCTTCGTGAACTCCATGATGTTCGCGCCGTACTGACCGAGCGCGGGACCCACGGGGGGGGCCGGAGTGGCCTTACCTGCCG
It encodes the following:
- the rplK gene encoding 50S ribosomal protein L11, encoding MKKVAGLVKLQLPAGKATPAPPVGPALGQYGANIMEFTKAFNAMTADKGDAIIPVEITIFADRSFTFITKTPPMSYLIRKAAGLQKGSATPNKAKVGKLSWDQVLEIAKTKMPDLNAGSVEAAANTVAGTARSMGVTIEGAPNA